A single window of Elgaria multicarinata webbii isolate HBS135686 ecotype San Diego chromosome 17, rElgMul1.1.pri, whole genome shotgun sequence DNA harbors:
- the LOC134409998 gene encoding cytochrome c oxidase assembly protein COX19, with amino-acid sequence MSTAMNFGSKSFKPKPPDKGSFPLDHFGECKAFKEKFMKCLQANSFENALCRQESKEYLECRMERDLMVKEPLEKLGFKQLTEDKSGAQPETA; translated from the exons ATGTCGACGGCTATGAACTTCGGGAGTAAAAGCTTCAAGCCGAAGCCGCCGGACAAAGGCTCTTTCCCTTTAGACCATTTCG GTGAATGTAAGGCCTTCAAAGAAAAATTCATGAAGTGTCTGCAGGCGAATAGCTTTGAGAATGCTTTGTGCAGGCAGGAATCAAAGGAATACTTAGAATGCAGGATGGAAAG GGACCTTATGGTCAAAGAGCCATTGGAAAAACTGGGATTTAAACAATTGACAGAAGATAAATCAGGAGCCCAGCCTGAGACGGCGTAA